From Methanosarcina lacustris Z-7289, one genomic window encodes:
- a CDS encoding flavin reductase family protein: MKQSIGAKTLAFPTPAWVVGTYDMNGKPNAMTVAWAGICCSTPPCISVSLRKATYSYAGIMENKAFTVNIPSEDYVKEADYFGITSGRDEDKFEAACLTPVRSELVSAPYIGEFPVVIECKLLHSFEIGLHTMFVGEIMDIKAEESVLDENGNPDIEKVRPVVYGTGNRSYYGIGCNLGKAFSIGKKS; the protein is encoded by the coding sequence ATGAAACAATCAATCGGAGCAAAGACACTTGCATTTCCGACTCCAGCCTGGGTTGTCGGTACCTACGACATGAATGGAAAGCCCAATGCTATGACTGTAGCCTGGGCAGGAATCTGCTGTTCGACCCCTCCATGTATCAGCGTTTCTTTAAGAAAAGCAACTTACAGCTATGCCGGTATCATGGAAAATAAGGCATTTACTGTAAACATCCCCTCAGAGGATTATGTAAAAGAAGCCGATTATTTCGGCATCACAAGCGGAAGAGACGAAGACAAGTTTGAGGCAGCCTGCCTGACGCCAGTAAGAAGTGAGCTTGTATCTGCCCCTTATATAGGAGAGTTTCCGGTTGTCATCGAGTGTAAACTTCTTCACAGCTTTGAGATCGGGCTTCACACCATGTTTGTAGGAGAGATAATGGATATCAAGGCAGAAGAATCCGTTCTCGATGAAAACGGAAATCCTGATATTGAAAAAGTCAGACCTGTTGTATACGGAACAGGAAATAGAAGCTATTATGGTATAGGATGTAACCTTGGAAAGGCATTTTCTATAGGAAAGAAGTCCTGA
- a CDS encoding alpha/beta hydrolase family protein — protein sequence MDRKIVIFVVLLFVTVAGPGCISQPDKPQSNSSQQDNMSSGNIENIKDIEGMWLGSLEVQGGTKIRLLFNISASSDGSVNATMDTLDQGASGIPVETVAYKNGDLRLEVKSIKGVFEGTLNEDGKTIEGEWKQAGSVFPLVLSRIDENPDLRREQDPVKPYPYNEEEVVYENKDAGVTLAGTLTLPRSEGPFPAVILITGSGPQNRDEELLGHRPFLVLSDYLTRRGIAVLRVDDRGIGGSTGNFSQATTEDFAGDVLAGIEFLKSRKDIDSARIGLIGHSEGGLIAPLVAVQSPDVSFIVMMAGPGLTGEEILYLQSDLISRAGGADNETIARNDALMKSIYSVVKEEQNNTIAAEKLRKLIKDEMENISEDENTNSSYSEADLDAQINAQVQTLVSPWMRFFLTYDPKPTLMQVKCPVLAINGEKDLQVPPEENLQAIEEALKAGGNKDYTVKELPGLNHLFQTTKTGSPSEYAAIEETISPTALEVIGNWISEHTQKN from the coding sequence ATGGATCGTAAAATTGTAATATTTGTAGTCTTATTGTTTGTGACCGTAGCTGGTCCTGGATGTATCTCACAACCCGATAAACCACAATCAAATAGCTCACAGCAGGATAATATGTCCAGTGGAAATATTGAAAATATCAAAGACATCGAAGGCATGTGGCTGGGAAGTCTTGAGGTTCAGGGAGGAACCAAAATAAGACTTTTATTCAATATTTCCGCCAGCTCTGACGGCTCCGTTAATGCCACCATGGACACCCTTGACCAGGGAGCAAGTGGCATACCTGTAGAAACAGTTGCCTATAAGAATGGGGATCTGCGCCTTGAAGTGAAATCTATCAAGGGAGTTTTTGAAGGTACACTTAATGAAGATGGAAAAACCATCGAAGGGGAGTGGAAACAGGCAGGATCAGTTTTCCCGCTTGTACTGTCCCGTATTGACGAAAACCCTGACCTGCGCAGAGAACAGGACCCTGTAAAACCCTATCCATACAATGAAGAAGAAGTCGTTTATGAAAATAAAGACGCAGGAGTCACTCTGGCAGGGACATTAACCCTCCCCCGCTCGGAAGGGCCATTTCCGGCAGTAATTCTCATAACCGGTTCCGGACCACAAAACCGTGATGAAGAGCTTCTAGGTCACCGCCCGTTCCTTGTACTCTCAGATTATCTGACCCGCAGGGGTATCGCCGTGCTCCGGGTAGATGACCGGGGAATTGGAGGGTCTACCGGGAACTTTTCGCAGGCAACTACCGAGGATTTTGCAGGGGATGTGCTCGCCGGAATTGAATTTCTGAAAAGCCGCAAGGATATAGACTCTGCCCGGATAGGGCTGATAGGGCATAGTGAAGGAGGACTAATTGCCCCGCTTGTAGCAGTGCAGTCTCCTGACGTTTCATTCATTGTGATGATGGCAGGTCCCGGCCTTACCGGAGAAGAAATTCTGTACCTTCAGAGCGACCTGATTTCCAGGGCAGGAGGGGCAGATAATGAGACTATAGCCCGGAATGATGCTCTTATGAAAAGCATATACTCTGTGGTAAAAGAGGAACAAAATAATACAATTGCTGCCGAAAAACTTCGCAAGCTTATAAAGGACGAGATGGAAAACATAAGCGAAGACGAAAATACGAATTCCAGCTACTCTGAAGCTGACCTTGACGCTCAGATTAACGCTCAGGTCCAGACGCTGGTATCTCCCTGGATGCGCTTTTTCCTGACATACGACCCCAAACCGACATTGATGCAGGTGAAATGCCCGGTCCTTGCGATAAACGGCGAAAAAGACCTCCAGGTTCCGCCTGAAGAAAACCTGCAAGCAATAGAAGAAGCCCTTAAAGCAGGAGGCAATAAGGACTATACCGTAAAAGAATTGCCAGGGCTCAATCACTTATTCCAGACCACTAAGACCGGGTCTCCTTCTGAGTACGCAGCTATTGAAGAGACAATCTCTCCGACTGCTTTAGAAGTGATAGGGAACTGGATTTCGGAGCATACACAGAAAAACTGA